From the genome of Bacteroidetes bacterium SB0662_bin_6, one region includes:
- a CDS encoding glycosyltransferase family 1 protein, with the protein MQYETYTIHRERIRVGPPALRRVALFTGAYNHIADGVSLTLNRLVSYLEAHDTEVLIFAPTIADPPVDHAGILAPVPSVPVPQRAEYRLSLGLTSNARSLLRTFRPHLFHIATPDLLGYQALRFAGREGIPAVASYHTHFSSYLKYYGFGRLEDPSWKYLQHFYDQCRHVYVPSQSMAEELDSRGINKGIRLWMRGVDTHRFNPAHYDTEWRRSIGVKDDEVLVSFIGRVVREKGVHIFMDVVQNLQQRGIKHRSMIVGDGPVLDELRSRFPHTIFTGRLENEQLARAYASSEVFLFPSDTETFGNVTLEAMASGLPTVCADATGSRTLVEHGKTGLLAAPGDTRAFVQAVQHLVRHEPERRRMGAAAWDCARQYDWNTVMARMVRYYDEILYPQTPWIGDGYAGDGYAGNGLEAPTTQAIRVP; encoded by the coding sequence ATGCAGTACGAAACGTATACGATACACCGGGAACGTATCCGGGTAGGGCCGCCGGCCCTGCGCCGGGTGGCGCTCTTTACGGGCGCGTACAACCACATTGCCGACGGCGTATCGCTCACGTTGAACCGGCTGGTGTCCTACCTCGAAGCACACGATACGGAGGTGCTGATCTTTGCGCCGACCATCGCCGACCCGCCCGTGGATCATGCCGGCATTCTGGCCCCTGTTCCCTCGGTGCCGGTGCCGCAACGAGCCGAATACCGTCTTTCGCTGGGACTCACATCGAACGCCCGCTCCCTGCTTCGGACATTCCGGCCCCATCTGTTCCACATCGCCACACCCGACCTGCTGGGGTATCAGGCCCTGCGCTTCGCCGGAAGAGAAGGCATTCCTGCGGTCGCCTCCTACCATACGCACTTCTCTTCGTATCTCAAGTACTACGGTTTCGGTCGGCTGGAGGACCCGTCATGGAAATACCTCCAGCACTTTTACGATCAGTGCCGGCATGTGTACGTACCCTCGCAGTCCATGGCCGAGGAACTGGACTCCCGGGGTATCAACAAGGGAATACGCCTCTGGATGCGCGGCGTCGACACGCATCGCTTCAATCCGGCGCACTACGACACGGAATGGCGCCGCTCGATCGGCGTGAAAGACGACGAGGTGCTTGTCAGCTTCATCGGGCGAGTCGTCCGGGAGAAGGGCGTGCACATCTTTATGGACGTCGTGCAAAACCTGCAGCAGCGCGGCATAAAGCACCGGAGCATGATCGTGGGAGACGGGCCCGTGCTGGACGAACTCCGCAGCCGGTTCCCTCATACCATCTTTACCGGGCGGCTTGAAAACGAGCAACTCGCCCGGGCATACGCCTCCTCGGAGGTTTTTCTCTTCCCCAGCGATACGGAAACTTTCGGCAACGTTACGCTCGAAGCCATGGCTTCCGGACTGCCGACGGTGTGCGCCGACGCCACGGGAAGCCGCACCCTTGTGGAACATGGCAAAACCGGCCTGCTGGCCGCTCCCGGCGACACCCGCGCCTTTGTGCAGGCCGTGCAGCATCTGGTCCGGCATGAGCCCGAACGCCGCCGCATGGGCGCCGCGGCCTGGGACTGCGCACGCCAATATGACTGGAATACGGTCATGGCCCGCATGGTGCGCTATTACGATGAAATTCTGTATCCGCAGACGCCGTGGATCGGCGACGGCTATGCGGGCGACGGCTATGCCGGCAACGGACTCGAGGCGCCCACCACCCAGGCCATTCGGGTGCCCTGA
- the uvrA gene encoding excinuclease ABC subunit UvrA has protein sequence MATTRNPIPAKAQPGALRGAASRSVRSSRRPIVIRGARQHNLKGIDLELPRNRIIVFTGPSGSGKSSLAFDTIYAEGQRRYVESLSAYARQFLERMDKPDVDLITGLAPAIAIEQKTTSKNPRSTIATQTEIYDHLRLLFARIGRTISPVSGEEVTRDAPRSVAERVHAIAEDRTRFYVCFPIPDHKKTSLEKELGTLRQRGFFRLLLLPSGKGKSTGNEERILDLNEETPEKAAKYPRKRLLVLVDRLAVRHGDEDNLSRISDSAEQAFRESAGRCIVHMHGGETLHFSEFFERDGMRFEEPSPLLFSFNSPLGACPACQGFGRITGLDEDLIIPDRNLSIRQGAIAPFRTERWSRYFRDLVRVAAERRIDIDTPWRELPEEVRDLAWNGADNYIGIRGFFEFLERKKYKMHYRIFHARFRGYMPCPECDSYRVRREAQYVKVGELHIGEICELTTKDARDFFRDLTLSDHEEKIAGRVLEEIRKRLTYLVEVGLDYLSLDRLSQTLSGGESQRIHLSTSLGSSLVGSLYVLDEPSIGLHPRDNDRLIRILENLRDIGNTVLVVEHEAAMMKRADQIVDLGPGAGRLGGEVIFQGSYDELLRDPRSLTGAYLGGREQIPVPATRRPVYDENALYVEHARQHNLKRLDVQFPLDMITCVTGVSGSGKSTLVHQTLYNGLMRLKGYRVEGGVGAHDIIRGHQLVDRIEMVDQSPIGKSPRSNPATYTKVFDHVREILAGTHQARMQGLRPGYFSFNVPGGRCETCQGEGIVKVEMQFLADLYLECQACRGSRYKKETLEIRYRGKHVADILRMTIDEASDFFADHAPIMGKLRVLQNIGLGYLTLGQPSNTLSGGESQRLKLASFLGKPSRDRVLYMLDEPTTGLHFDDIRKLVAALNALVEEGHSVILIEHNMDVIKCADRVIDLGPEGGRRGGFVVAEGTPEEIAAIPDSHTGKFLKEMLP, from the coding sequence ATGGCGACTACCCGGAACCCGATCCCTGCGAAGGCGCAACCCGGCGCGCTCCGCGGTGCTGCATCCCGCTCGGTGCGCTCTTCCCGGCGGCCCATCGTCATTCGCGGCGCCCGGCAACACAATCTGAAGGGGATCGACCTGGAGTTGCCGCGCAACAGGATCATCGTCTTCACCGGGCCGTCCGGCTCGGGGAAATCCTCGCTTGCTTTCGACACGATCTACGCAGAGGGACAGCGGCGCTACGTCGAAAGCCTGAGCGCCTACGCCCGGCAGTTCCTCGAACGCATGGACAAGCCGGATGTCGATCTGATCACCGGGCTGGCGCCGGCCATCGCCATCGAGCAGAAAACGACGTCGAAAAATCCTCGCTCGACGATCGCTACGCAAACGGAAATCTACGATCATCTCCGGCTCCTTTTTGCACGCATCGGCCGCACGATCTCGCCTGTGAGCGGCGAAGAAGTCACCCGGGACGCTCCCCGGTCCGTGGCCGAGCGGGTGCACGCCATCGCAGAAGACCGAACGCGATTCTACGTGTGCTTTCCCATCCCCGATCACAAAAAGACCTCTCTCGAAAAGGAACTGGGCACGCTGCGGCAGCGGGGATTTTTCCGGTTGCTGCTTCTCCCTTCCGGGAAAGGAAAAAGCACCGGCAACGAGGAACGCATTCTCGACCTGAACGAGGAAACCCCCGAAAAAGCCGCCAAATATCCCCGCAAGCGCCTGCTCGTGCTGGTAGATCGTCTGGCCGTCCGTCATGGAGACGAGGACAACCTTTCGCGCATCTCGGATTCGGCGGAGCAGGCGTTCCGGGAGAGCGCGGGCCGCTGCATCGTGCATATGCACGGGGGCGAGACACTGCACTTCAGCGAATTCTTCGAACGCGACGGGATGCGCTTCGAAGAACCGTCGCCGCTCCTGTTCTCGTTCAACAGCCCGTTGGGCGCGTGCCCCGCCTGTCAGGGGTTCGGCCGAATCACGGGCCTGGACGAAGACCTCATCATTCCTGATCGCAACCTTTCGATCCGGCAGGGCGCCATCGCCCCGTTCCGCACGGAACGCTGGAGCCGGTATTTCCGGGATCTTGTCCGGGTCGCCGCGGAACGCCGCATCGATATCGATACGCCCTGGCGCGAACTGCCGGAGGAGGTGCGCGACCTCGCCTGGAACGGGGCAGATAACTACATCGGCATCCGGGGCTTCTTCGAATTTCTGGAGCGGAAGAAGTACAAGATGCATTACCGGATATTCCACGCCCGGTTCAGGGGCTACATGCCGTGCCCGGAATGCGATAGTTACCGCGTGCGCCGGGAGGCGCAGTACGTGAAAGTCGGGGAACTGCATATCGGCGAAATATGCGAACTGACGACGAAGGACGCCCGCGACTTCTTCAGGGATCTGACGCTCTCCGATCACGAAGAAAAGATCGCCGGCCGCGTGCTGGAAGAGATTCGCAAGCGGCTGACGTACCTCGTCGAGGTGGGGCTCGACTATCTGTCGCTGGACCGCCTCTCGCAGACGCTTTCAGGCGGCGAAAGCCAGCGCATTCATCTTTCGACCTCGCTCGGATCGTCGCTGGTCGGATCGCTCTATGTACTCGACGAGCCCTCCATCGGACTGCACCCCCGGGATAACGACCGGCTGATACGCATCCTCGAAAACCTGCGCGACATCGGGAATACCGTGCTGGTCGTGGAGCATGAAGCGGCCATGATGAAACGGGCGGATCAGATTGTCGACCTTGGCCCCGGCGCCGGCCGGCTCGGCGGGGAAGTAATCTTCCAGGGAAGCTACGATGAACTGCTGCGCGACCCGCGCTCGTTGACCGGAGCCTATCTGGGCGGACGGGAACAGATTCCCGTACCCGCCACGCGCAGGCCGGTCTACGACGAAAACGCCCTGTACGTGGAACATGCCCGGCAGCACAACCTGAAGCGTCTGGACGTGCAGTTTCCTCTGGATATGATCACCTGCGTGACCGGAGTAAGCGGGTCCGGCAAATCGACGCTGGTGCACCAGACGCTGTACAACGGCCTGATGCGCCTCAAAGGCTACCGGGTCGAGGGCGGCGTGGGCGCCCATGACATCATCCGCGGTCACCAGCTCGTCGACCGCATCGAAATGGTCGATCAGAGCCCTATCGGGAAGTCCCCCCGCTCCAATCCGGCCACTTACACGAAAGTGTTCGATCATGTGCGGGAAATCCTGGCCGGCACGCACCAGGCACGCATGCAGGGATTGCGGCCCGGCTATTTTTCGTTCAACGTGCCCGGCGGTCGGTGCGAAACCTGCCAGGGCGAGGGCATCGTGAAGGTCGAAATGCAATTCCTTGCGGACCTGTATCTCGAATGCCAGGCGTGCCGCGGAAGCCGGTACAAAAAGGAAACCCTCGAAATCCGGTACCGGGGCAAACATGTGGCCGATATCCTCCGGATGACCATCGACGAGGCAAGCGACTTCTTTGCGGATCATGCTCCTATTATGGGCAAGCTGCGGGTGCTGCAGAATATCGGCCTTGGATACCTGACGCTGGGACAGCCTTCCAACACCCTGTCAGGAGGCGAATCGCAGCGGCTGAAACTGGCCTCCTTCCTCGGAAAGCCCTCCCGGGACCGCGTGCTGTACATGCTGGACGAACCTACCACGGGCCTGCATTTCGACGACATTCGAAAACTTGTGGCGGCATTGAACGCGCTCGTCGAAGAAGGCCATTCCGTCATTCTCATCGAACACAATATGGATGTGATAAAGTGCGCGGATCGGGTAATCGATCTCGGCCCGGAAGGCGGGAGACGCGGCGGATTCGTGGTAGCGGAAGGAACGCCCGAAGAAATTGCCGCCATACCGGACAGCCACACTGGAAAATTTTTGAAAGAGATGCTACCGTAG